In Symmachiella dynata, the following are encoded in one genomic region:
- a CDS encoding isocitrate/isopropylmalate dehydrogenase family protein: MYKVTLIPGDGVGPEIAEATRKCVDATGVKIDWDFQECGIEVIEAEGKVPDRVMESIRANKIALKAPITTPIGKGFRSVNVFLRQELGLYACVRPCKTYKGVRTYFEDSNVDLVLVRENTEDLYAGVEFQAGEERTAQLIAKINEVATGRTIDTGSDTTGVSIKPISIEGTRRIADYAFQYAVDNKRKIVSSVCKANIMKFTDGLWYDETRAVALAYGAKFEWPDLAEGVQPDPALVGNVSDTNGEIEYNERLIDNMCMQLVQKPELYDVIVTENLYGDILSDLCAGLVGGLGVAPGANIGTEAAMFEATHGSAPKYKGQNKVNPVALILSGKMMLNHLGEHEAAAKLDNAVAEVIAEGKDVTYDMKPDRNDPSAVGTQEMAEAICRRM; encoded by the coding sequence ATGTACAAGGTGACGTTGATTCCCGGAGACGGGGTAGGTCCTGAAATTGCCGAAGCCACGCGAAAATGCGTCGATGCCACCGGCGTGAAAATTGACTGGGATTTCCAGGAGTGCGGGATTGAAGTCATCGAAGCCGAGGGCAAAGTCCCCGACCGCGTGATGGAATCGATCCGGGCTAACAAAATCGCTCTCAAAGCCCCGATCACGACCCCCATCGGCAAAGGCTTTCGCAGCGTCAACGTCTTCCTGCGACAAGAACTCGGCCTGTACGCCTGTGTTCGCCCCTGCAAAACCTACAAGGGTGTGCGAACCTACTTCGAAGATTCCAACGTCGACTTAGTGCTCGTCCGTGAAAACACCGAAGACCTCTACGCGGGCGTCGAATTCCAAGCTGGTGAGGAACGGACCGCGCAATTGATCGCCAAGATCAACGAAGTCGCCACCGGACGAACAATCGATACCGGCAGCGACACCACTGGTGTGAGCATCAAGCCGATCTCCATCGAAGGCACGCGACGGATCGCCGACTACGCCTTCCAATACGCCGTCGACAACAAACGCAAGATCGTCTCGTCGGTCTGCAAAGCTAACATCATGAAATTCACCGATGGGCTGTGGTACGACGAAACCCGCGCAGTGGCGTTGGCCTATGGCGCAAAATTCGAATGGCCCGATTTGGCCGAAGGTGTCCAGCCCGACCCCGCTCTTGTCGGCAATGTCAGCGATACCAACGGCGAAATCGAATACAACGAGCGCCTGATCGACAATATGTGCATGCAGTTGGTGCAAAAACCGGAACTGTATGACGTGATCGTCACCGAAAACCTGTACGGCGATATCCTCAGCGACCTGTGCGCCGGACTCGTCGGCGGACTGGGTGTCGCCCCGGGAGCCAACATCGGCACCGAAGCCGCCATGTTCGAAGCCACGCACGGCAGTGCTCCCAAGTACAAAGGCCAAAACAAGGTCAACCCGGTTGCCTTGATCCTCTCCGGCAAAATGATGTTGAACCACCTCGGCGAGCACGAAGCCGCCGCCAAGTTGGACAACGCTGTCGCCGAAGTGATCGCCGAAGGCAAAGACGTGACCTACGACATGAAACCCGACCGCAACGATCCCTCAGCTGTCGGCACCCAAGAAATGGCCGAAGCCATCTGCCGCCGCATGTAG
- a CDS encoding carboxypeptidase-like regulatory domain-containing protein codes for MNAARIQTKLVLISFVSCAITMATSSASADEPSTSPQIFLAKEEKNPEAQIKLSGLVRTADRKPVPVGTRLKYCSIYTFRRKGTTGITQAMWGNLGWRLGPNGRFSGAPFYGHAEGDTLTRVKYYLTASAPGYAPSWIGPLKAKPGDSLDDLDIVLKLGFEGRLKLTDSDGKPIVGVNLEMSYAGKQCPLLGKLKSGDDGMVIIPDCAQASIDVSIRHPGFQPSRFKVLLSPNKDLQHELLSARPTTGLVVSSETGEPIPGAKIQILEEQFVYPVLFGLSHVTCPHEYHFGDGPIVGSSDQQGRFTIDTFIDDLDYKLAVIAPGYKNGRLIKIQSGQKDLRVELELAPEEESSNNGL; via the coding sequence ATGAACGCAGCTCGAATCCAAACCAAGTTAGTACTCATTAGCTTTGTCAGTTGCGCGATCACGATGGCGACCTCTTCGGCATCAGCCGACGAACCGAGCACATCACCGCAGATTTTCCTTGCAAAAGAAGAGAAAAATCCTGAAGCGCAGATCAAGCTGTCGGGACTCGTTCGGACCGCCGATAGGAAACCAGTTCCAGTCGGCACACGACTGAAATATTGCTCGATCTACACCTTTCGCCGCAAAGGGACGACAGGAATCACTCAAGCGATGTGGGGAAATCTCGGCTGGCGCCTTGGCCCCAACGGCCGGTTTTCCGGAGCTCCCTTCTACGGGCACGCAGAAGGTGACACTTTGACGCGCGTCAAATATTATTTAACTGCGTCGGCGCCAGGATATGCCCCCAGTTGGATTGGTCCACTCAAAGCGAAACCTGGAGATTCGCTTGATGATTTGGACATCGTCCTCAAGCTAGGCTTCGAAGGGCGGTTGAAACTGACCGATTCGGATGGAAAGCCAATAGTTGGTGTAAACCTTGAGATGAGCTACGCGGGTAAACAATGTCCGCTGTTGGGCAAGCTGAAAAGTGGTGATGATGGAATGGTGATTATCCCCGACTGCGCTCAAGCTTCCATTGATGTCTCTATACGCCATCCGGGATTTCAACCGTCCCGTTTCAAAGTTTTGCTATCGCCCAACAAAGACCTACAGCATGAACTTCTATCCGCTCGTCCAACCACCGGACTTGTAGTGTCAAGTGAGACAGGTGAACCAATCCCTGGAGCGAAAATACAAATTCTTGAAGAACAATTCGTTTATCCGGTGTTGTTTGGACTATCTCACGTTACATGTCCCCACGAATACCATTTTGGAGACGGTCCGATCGTCGGAAGCAGTGATCAACAAGGTCGATTCACAATCGATACCTTCATTGATGACCTCGACTATAAATTGGCAGTGATAGCTCCAGGCTACAAAAACGGTCGGCTCATCAAAATTCAAAGTGGACAAAAGGATCTTCGAGTGGAACTTGAGCTAGCTCCTGAAGAGGAATCGTCCAATAACGGCCTTTAA
- a CDS encoding ASCH domain-containing protein: MSVPPTDKPHPDPDQITVGIRQPWVELILQGIKTIEVRTVNTRKRGRIYLYASKKLAETPPALAAAKRHDLDVTPLPRGVVVGSVELHNTRPIRKRDATAACVPGAMLDGQYAWELRDPVRFAEPLEVLFLPYGVWFYPWRRRG, translated from the coding sequence GTGTCCGTCCCACCCACCGACAAGCCGCACCCCGATCCCGACCAAATCACCGTAGGGATTCGTCAGCCCTGGGTGGAATTGATCCTGCAGGGCATCAAAACGATCGAAGTCCGCACAGTGAACACCCGGAAGCGGGGGCGGATATATTTGTACGCCTCCAAGAAACTGGCCGAAACACCGCCTGCACTCGCCGCAGCAAAGCGGCATGATCTGGATGTCACCCCCCTGCCCCGCGGCGTGGTCGTGGGGAGCGTCGAATTGCACAACACGCGTCCGATCCGCAAGCGGGATGCGACGGCGGCCTGTGTGCCCGGCGCGATGTTGGATGGGCAATACGCCTGGGAACTGCGCGACCCGGTGCGGTTTGCGGAGCCGTTAGAGGTGTTGTTTTTGCCGTATGGGGTTTGGTTTTATCCGTGGCGGCGGCGCGGGTGA
- a CDS encoding MBL fold metallo-hydrolase, giving the protein MKITFCGAAGEVTGSQHLLEFGDLRVLLDCGFFQGRRAESRRKNETFRCDPPNLDAVILSHAHIDHCGNLPGLYRAGFRGPVFCTDPTADVADIMLLDSARIQAEDAKYLARHLERGQVPPEPLYDEEDVRAVVQLMEPMPYNEWFTLNPALRLRFVEAGHILGSAICELEFKERARTRRLVFTGDLGRRNLPLLHDPQPVDGCDILISESTYGNRVHPPAADLKQALLEVIQEAVHEGGKVIIPAFSLGRTQRVVYFLNQLTNEGLLPEVPVFVDSPLSNRLTSVYRRHAELLDADVQSTLMTDADAFGFHGLTYIGNRQESMALNRRKGPFVVIAASGMCENGRVVHHLKNSVEDPKNRIVIIGFQAAHTLGRRIVERREKVSIFNRHYKLKAQVKTLNGLSAHADVEDFKWWYDQLASRGGVRQAFLVHGEPESSQSLATILRDYCDEDPIIPQQFESFEV; this is encoded by the coding sequence TTGAAGATCACTTTTTGTGGTGCGGCCGGAGAGGTCACGGGGAGCCAGCATTTGTTGGAGTTCGGTGACCTGCGCGTGTTATTGGATTGCGGTTTCTTTCAAGGACGTCGTGCGGAGTCGCGACGGAAGAATGAGACGTTTCGCTGTGATCCTCCCAATTTGGATGCGGTGATTCTTTCGCATGCACACATTGACCACTGCGGGAACCTGCCGGGGCTGTATCGCGCGGGGTTTCGTGGGCCGGTGTTTTGCACCGATCCGACCGCCGATGTAGCCGACATCATGCTGTTGGATTCGGCGCGGATTCAGGCCGAGGATGCGAAATATCTCGCGCGGCATTTGGAGCGAGGTCAAGTTCCACCTGAACCGTTGTACGACGAAGAGGACGTCCGCGCCGTCGTGCAATTGATGGAGCCGATGCCGTACAACGAATGGTTTACGCTGAATCCGGCGCTGCGATTGCGGTTCGTCGAAGCGGGGCACATTCTCGGGTCGGCGATCTGCGAATTGGAATTCAAAGAACGCGCACGGACGCGGCGGTTGGTCTTCACCGGTGACTTGGGCCGGCGGAATTTGCCGTTGTTGCACGACCCGCAACCGGTCGATGGTTGTGACATTTTGATATCGGAATCGACCTACGGCAATCGTGTGCATCCCCCGGCGGCGGATTTGAAACAGGCGCTGTTGGAGGTGATCCAAGAGGCGGTCCATGAGGGGGGGAAAGTGATCATCCCGGCGTTTAGCTTGGGACGCACGCAGCGGGTGGTTTATTTTTTGAATCAACTGACCAACGAAGGCCTGCTGCCCGAGGTGCCGGTGTTTGTCGATAGTCCGTTGTCGAATCGGTTGACATCGGTTTATCGGCGGCATGCGGAGTTGTTGGATGCTGATGTGCAGTCGACGTTGATGACCGATGCGGACGCGTTTGGGTTTCATGGGCTGACGTACATTGGCAACCGGCAGGAGAGCATGGCGCTCAATCGTCGCAAGGGGCCGTTTGTGGTGATCGCCGCCAGCGGGATGTGCGAAAACGGGCGGGTGGTGCATCACCTGAAAAACTCGGTCGAGGATCCCAAGAACCGAATTGTGATCATCGGTTTTCAAGCGGCGCATACGCTCGGGCGGCGGATTGTGGAGCGGCGCGAGAAGGTCAGCATCTTCAACCGCCACTACAAACTCAAGGCGCAGGTCAAGACACTCAATGGTCTGTCGGCGCATGCCGATGTCGAGGATTTTAAGTGGTGGTACGACCAATTGGCATCGCGCGGCGGCGTGCGTCAGGCGTTTTTGGTGCATGGCGAACCGGAGTCCTCGCAAAGTCTAGCGACAATCCTGCGAGACTATTGCGACGAGGATCCAATCATTCCCCAGCAGTTTGAATCGTTCGAGGTCTAA
- the ilvC gene encoding ketol-acid reductoisomerase, producing the protein MAAKIYYDDDADLALLKDKTIAILGYGSQGHAQAQNLRDSGLNVIIGQRKGSANYDLAVKHGFEPVSIAEATKQGDLVNILLPDEVQGDLYRTEIKPNLSPGNLLLCSHGFNIHFGQVVPPEGVDSALVAPKGPGHLVRYEYEKGGGVPSLIALGDGASDSSRQLALAYAKGIGGGRAGIIETTFEEETETDLFGEQVVLCGGVSALVSAGFETLVEAGYQPEMAYFECMHELKLIVDLMYQGGLSYMRYSISNTAEFGDYTRGPRIVTEETKQEMKKILKEIQDGEFAKEWILENKANCATFLAKRRRGQTSEVETVGKQLRSMMSWIDAK; encoded by the coding sequence ATGGCCGCGAAGATTTATTACGATGACGATGCTGATTTGGCATTACTCAAAGACAAGACGATTGCGATTTTGGGCTACGGTAGCCAGGGGCATGCCCAGGCACAGAACCTGCGTGATAGCGGGTTGAATGTAATCATCGGACAGCGTAAGGGCTCGGCCAACTATGATTTGGCCGTCAAGCATGGCTTTGAGCCGGTCTCGATTGCCGAAGCGACCAAACAGGGCGATTTGGTGAACATCCTGCTGCCGGATGAAGTGCAAGGCGATTTGTATCGTACCGAAATCAAACCCAACCTCTCGCCGGGCAACTTGCTGCTTTGCTCGCACGGTTTCAACATTCACTTCGGCCAAGTTGTGCCCCCCGAAGGGGTGGACAGTGCTTTGGTGGCTCCCAAGGGTCCGGGCCACTTGGTGCGGTACGAATACGAAAAGGGCGGCGGTGTGCCGAGCTTGATCGCACTGGGCGATGGCGCGTCGGACAGCTCGCGGCAACTGGCTTTGGCCTATGCCAAAGGCATCGGCGGCGGCCGTGCGGGGATTATTGAAACGACGTTTGAAGAAGAGACCGAAACGGATCTGTTCGGCGAACAAGTCGTGCTGTGCGGCGGCGTGAGCGCGCTGGTTAGCGCGGGCTTCGAAACGTTGGTCGAAGCGGGTTATCAGCCGGAGATGGCGTACTTCGAATGCATGCACGAACTGAAATTGATCGTGGATTTGATGTACCAAGGCGGCCTGAGCTACATGCGGTACAGTATCTCCAACACTGCTGAGTTCGGCGACTACACCCGCGGACCGCGGATCGTCACCGAAGAGACCAAGCAGGAAATGAAGAAGATTCTCAAGGAGATCCAGGACGGCGAATTCGCCAAGGAATGGATCTTGGAGAACAAAGCCAACTGCGCCACGTTCTTGGCCAAACGACGTCGGGGTCAAACCTCGGAAGTCGAAACGGTCGGCAAGCAATTGCGGAGCATGATGAGCTGGATCGACGCGAAGTAA
- a CDS encoding TIGR01777 family oxidoreductase: MKVLVSGASGLVGGAVVQAFLDAGHDVSRLVRRRISVSENDHFWDPAAGKLDPVALQGVDVMIHLGGDNIADGRWTPEKKERIRDSRLESTRLLAETAAKLEHPPKTFLCASAIGFYGDRGNETLDEGSTPGTGYLPEVCQDWEAACQPARDKGIRVVNLRFGMILSPDGGPLAKMLTPFKMGVGGKVGTGEQYYSWVSLHDVVRAMEFIIDVPSLEGPVNIVTPNPVTNLKFTKTLGAVLSRPTVLPMPAFAARLAFGEMADGLLLASARVIPDKLRDAAFTFEHDQLGNCLQALLK, from the coding sequence ATGAAAGTCTTGGTATCCGGAGCGAGCGGACTTGTGGGAGGGGCGGTTGTTCAGGCATTTCTGGACGCTGGACACGACGTCTCTCGACTCGTCCGCCGCCGCATTTCGGTTTCTGAAAATGATCATTTCTGGGACCCAGCCGCCGGCAAATTAGATCCCGTCGCGCTTCAGGGCGTCGACGTGATGATTCACCTGGGAGGCGACAATATCGCCGACGGACGTTGGACCCCCGAGAAAAAGGAACGCATCCGCGACAGCCGCCTCGAGAGTACGCGATTGCTCGCCGAAACCGCTGCAAAGCTTGAGCATCCTCCTAAGACATTCCTGTGCGCCTCAGCGATTGGCTTCTACGGTGACCGCGGGAATGAAACCTTGGACGAAGGGAGTACTCCCGGGACTGGGTATTTACCTGAGGTCTGCCAGGACTGGGAGGCCGCCTGCCAACCTGCACGCGACAAAGGAATCCGTGTCGTCAACCTCCGCTTTGGTATGATCCTCAGCCCCGATGGCGGCCCGCTGGCCAAAATGCTCACGCCATTCAAAATGGGCGTCGGCGGCAAAGTCGGCACCGGCGAACAATACTACAGTTGGGTCTCCTTGCACGATGTGGTCCGGGCGATGGAGTTTATCATCGATGTCCCCAGCTTAGAGGGACCGGTCAATATCGTGACGCCCAATCCGGTCACCAACTTGAAGTTCACCAAGACACTCGGTGCTGTCCTTTCACGGCCGACCGTGCTACCCATGCCCGCCTTCGCCGCCCGGTTGGCTTTCGGGGAAATGGCCGACGGGTTATTGCTGGCCAGTGCCCGCGTGATTCCCGACAAACTCCGCGATGCCGCGTTTACTTTTGAACACGATCAGCTCGGAAATTGCCTGCAAGCATTGCTCAAATAG
- the lpxK gene encoding tetraacyldisaccharide 4'-kinase: MNEKNFRDLISGKTPGLGPTLARGGLRLLSPFYSCGVRLRNAGFHFGLHTIHRAPVPVVSIGNLTTGGTGKTPFAAFLAHWFRDHDRQVCFLSRGYRAESGQVNDEARVLEQLCPDVPHLQNPNRVASAQTAVTQFNAELLILDDGFQHRRLHRDLDIVLIDAVNPWGYGYLLPRGLLREPRTGLRRADVVVITRVDQVDEDRLAAIRQQISQYTPVEPVEVSFPPMRLINAAGQTAEINSLHGLPLAVFCGIGNPTAFQAAIETLGLTIAAFREFPDHHPYGNDDVTQLKRWAADANASAALVTQKDLVKLDMTDLDGVPLWALEIGCKINRGEETLSAALNRLIQSSTASDSAEA; this comes from the coding sequence GTGAATGAAAAAAACTTTCGCGATCTGATCTCCGGAAAAACGCCAGGCCTTGGGCCAACCCTGGCGCGCGGCGGACTGCGACTGCTCTCACCGTTCTACAGTTGCGGCGTCAGACTTCGCAACGCGGGCTTCCATTTCGGTCTGCACACGATTCATCGCGCCCCAGTGCCAGTGGTCAGCATTGGCAACCTCACCACGGGCGGCACCGGCAAGACTCCCTTTGCCGCTTTCCTGGCCCATTGGTTTCGCGATCACGACCGGCAGGTTTGTTTCCTCAGCCGCGGTTACCGCGCCGAATCAGGGCAAGTCAACGACGAAGCCCGCGTGCTCGAGCAACTCTGCCCCGACGTCCCTCACCTCCAAAATCCCAACCGCGTCGCCTCCGCACAGACAGCCGTCACACAGTTCAATGCGGAACTGCTCATCCTGGACGACGGATTCCAACACCGTCGCCTACACCGTGATCTGGACATCGTCTTAATCGACGCCGTCAATCCCTGGGGCTACGGATATCTCTTGCCGCGCGGATTGCTGCGAGAACCACGCACCGGTTTACGCCGCGCCGATGTCGTCGTCATCACCCGCGTCGATCAAGTCGACGAAGACCGCCTGGCCGCCATACGCCAACAAATCAGCCAATACACTCCTGTTGAACCGGTCGAAGTCTCGTTCCCTCCCATGCGGCTAATCAACGCTGCCGGTCAAACGGCCGAAATCAATTCGCTGCACGGTCTGCCATTGGCAGTCTTCTGTGGGATCGGCAACCCCACCGCCTTTCAAGCAGCCATCGAAACCCTCGGCCTGACAATCGCCGCGTTTCGCGAATTCCCCGACCATCACCCCTACGGCAACGACGACGTCACACAACTCAAACGTTGGGCTGCAGACGCGAACGCATCAGCCGCGCTCGTCACGCAAAAAGACCTCGTCAAATTGGACATGACCGACTTAGACGGCGTTCCTTTGTGGGCTTTGGAAATCGGCTGCAAAATCAATCGCGGCGAAGAGACGCTCTCAGCGGCGCTCAACCGCCTGATTCAATCGTCGACAGCCTCCGACTCTGCGGAAGCATAA
- a CDS encoding putative ABC exporter domain-containing protein: MHPALWKLLRLRYRANLRRTLSGLKSVRGAITFCCGAMMLVLMLGSNVFVLLSTPHEPQTELLRTMVPVFLLGFTLLSLNSSAKLQAIHFWPAEVDFLFAGPFARRELLYYKIAGNVVGAVFLSLLFSTWTTRYAVSWWFVIAGLFLAICFVQLLQIAFVLVVQTLSEHGVSLSRKLILLAVGVVLAIAVWNGLEARQGDRPQDYVNAVRQTTAGVVLLAPFDIYGRVMAAEHVFPDFVLWASAAAAINAALVLLIVQLDANYLESSVAGSQAVYQRMQRMRSGNFKFTASEGSVRRRLPQFPRLGGVGTIARRQFTKALRSSMWVPLIMIFAGGGVVLFLVHKMEGENLVGVLVGASVYCTFIFSSLFPFDFRGDLEQMELLKQLPLRPIAIAAGELAAPIILVTLLQLVLFVVVAVITGNVLVAGLAGVFVVPLNVLLYGVENVTFLIYPVRIAASTPGDFQHFGRQMMMMMAKMLFLAVIVGFATAGGVAAYVLLGKSTAAGLIVAWCLLMLGVAGILPLVAWAFQRFDVSRSLAS; the protein is encoded by the coding sequence ATGCATCCGGCGTTATGGAAATTGCTGCGGTTGCGGTATCGCGCGAATTTGCGGCGGACGTTGAGCGGCCTGAAGTCGGTTCGCGGAGCGATTACGTTTTGTTGCGGCGCGATGATGTTGGTCCTGATGCTGGGGTCCAACGTGTTTGTGCTGTTGAGTACGCCGCACGAGCCGCAAACCGAGTTACTACGGACCATGGTGCCGGTGTTTCTGTTGGGCTTTACGCTGTTGAGTTTGAACTCCAGCGCGAAATTGCAGGCGATTCATTTTTGGCCGGCGGAGGTGGACTTTTTGTTTGCCGGGCCGTTCGCCCGTCGCGAGTTGTTGTATTACAAGATCGCCGGCAACGTGGTGGGGGCGGTTTTTCTATCGCTCCTCTTTTCAACATGGACAACTCGCTACGCCGTGTCGTGGTGGTTTGTGATAGCGGGGTTGTTCTTGGCCATCTGTTTTGTGCAGTTGTTGCAGATCGCCTTTGTGTTGGTGGTACAAACGCTGTCTGAGCACGGTGTGTCATTGTCGCGGAAATTGATTCTGTTGGCAGTGGGAGTCGTGCTGGCCATTGCCGTGTGGAATGGCTTAGAGGCGCGGCAAGGGGATCGACCGCAGGATTATGTCAACGCCGTCCGGCAGACAACGGCGGGCGTCGTGTTATTGGCGCCCTTTGATATCTATGGTCGCGTGATGGCCGCGGAGCATGTGTTTCCAGATTTCGTCCTGTGGGCCAGTGCCGCGGCGGCGATCAATGCCGCGTTGGTGCTGCTTATCGTGCAATTGGACGCGAATTATTTGGAGTCCTCGGTCGCTGGCAGTCAAGCGGTGTACCAACGGATGCAGCGGATGCGGAGCGGGAACTTTAAGTTCACCGCCAGCGAGGGATCCGTCCGTCGCCGGCTTCCCCAATTCCCGCGTTTGGGTGGAGTGGGGACCATTGCGCGGCGTCAATTTACCAAAGCTTTACGCAGCTCGATGTGGGTTCCGCTGATCATGATTTTCGCGGGTGGCGGGGTCGTGCTGTTTTTGGTGCACAAGATGGAAGGCGAAAACCTGGTGGGGGTGCTGGTAGGGGCTTCGGTGTATTGCACCTTTATTTTTTCGTCGCTGTTCCCGTTTGATTTTCGCGGCGATTTGGAACAGATGGAATTGCTCAAGCAGTTGCCGCTGCGGCCGATTGCTATCGCCGCCGGAGAGTTGGCGGCGCCGATCATTTTGGTCACGCTGTTGCAGTTGGTGTTGTTCGTGGTAGTGGCGGTCATCACGGGCAATGTGCTTGTCGCCGGATTGGCAGGCGTATTCGTCGTGCCGCTGAATGTGTTGTTGTACGGCGTGGAGAACGTGACGTTTTTGATCTATCCGGTCCGGATTGCCGCTAGTACGCCGGGAGACTTTCAACACTTCGGCCGGCAAATGATGATGATGATGGCCAAGATGCTGTTCCTGGCTGTGATCGTCGGTTTCGCAACGGCCGGCGGAGTCGCGGCGTATGTGCTGTTAGGAAAATCAACGGCGGCCGGATTGATCGTCGCCTGGTGCCTGCTGATGCTCGGCGTGGCCGGTATTTTGCCGCTGGTGGCGTGGGCATTTCAGCGGTTCGATGTCTCGCGATCGTTGGCGAGTTGA
- a CDS encoding Uma2 family endonuclease produces MSIAENQETRRLGPELNGIAMTVEEFDVVAESDDLYQYELIHGVLIVNPIPSEQERDPNGELEYLLRAYRYNHPQGGNLDATLSEEYVHTSAGRRIADRVIWAGLGRVPDPRTDVPTIVVEFISHGRRNWLRDYIDKRDEYLALGVQEYWIFDRFRRTLTVYRQTEQGVAEQIVPEAKTYRSDILPGFELPIARVFAAADRWGKD; encoded by the coding sequence ATGAGTATTGCTGAGAACCAGGAAACACGTCGTCTCGGTCCAGAGTTGAATGGGATCGCCATGACCGTCGAAGAATTCGACGTCGTCGCGGAATCAGACGATTTGTACCAATACGAACTGATTCATGGAGTGCTCATTGTGAATCCAATCCCATCTGAACAGGAACGTGATCCTAACGGCGAACTGGAGTATCTGCTGAGAGCCTACCGCTACAATCATCCCCAGGGTGGCAATCTTGATGCGACGCTTTCCGAAGAATACGTTCATACATCGGCAGGTCGTCGAATTGCCGATCGCGTTATCTGGGCTGGCTTAGGACGGGTACCCGATCCACGGACTGATGTGCCCACAATCGTCGTGGAATTCATTTCCCACGGACGGCGCAACTGGTTGCGGGACTATATTGATAAGCGGGACGAATACCTCGCGCTTGGCGTCCAGGAGTATTGGATCTTCGACCGCTTCCGCCGCACATTGACTGTCTATCGCCAAACCGAGCAGGGCGTCGCCGAACAAATTGTGCCGGAAGCGAAAACCTATCGCAGCGACATTCTGCCCGGCTTTGAGCTTCCCATCGCACGTGTATTCGCCGCTGCCGACCGTTGGGGAAAAGACTAA
- the ilvN gene encoding acetolactate synthase small subunit: MRHVLSALVMNQPGVLAHISGMLASRAFNIDSLAVGETENPEFSRITFVVAGDDRVLDQARKQLEKIVTVVKVLDVSQEEYVERDLMLIKVKTENGTRSDVKELTEIFRGSIVGVGPEHVMIEISGQEKKLVAFVEVMRPYGIIELVRTGRIALTRGADSAVGE; this comes from the coding sequence ATGCGACACGTTCTCTCGGCGTTGGTGATGAACCAACCCGGGGTCTTGGCCCACATTTCCGGTATGTTGGCGTCCCGCGCCTTTAATATCGACAGCCTGGCTGTTGGTGAAACTGAGAATCCCGAGTTTTCGCGGATTACCTTCGTGGTAGCCGGCGATGATCGGGTACTCGATCAAGCACGTAAACAACTGGAAAAAATTGTAACCGTGGTCAAGGTACTGGACGTATCGCAAGAAGAATACGTCGAACGCGACTTGATGTTGATCAAAGTCAAAACGGAAAACGGGACGCGGAGCGACGTTAAGGAATTGACCGAAATTTTCCGAGGAAGCATCGTCGGTGTCGGGCCGGAACATGTGATGATCGAGATTTCCGGCCAAGAGAAAAAACTGGTGGCGTTCGTCGAAGTGATGCGACCGTACGGCATCATCGAACTGGTCCGCACCGGACGGATTGCCCTGACCCGCGGAGCGGACAGTGCGGTTGGGGAATAA
- a CDS encoding ABC transporter ATP-binding protein, with translation MISVRDFHKTYEKTVAVRGLSFDVEPGHILGLVGPNGAGKTTTMRAIAGILPPTHGRLLIAGNDVVETPVAAKRELAYVPDDPHLFDALSVWEHLEFIASAYEVADLETAGAALLEQFELTEKRDAFAHGLSRGMRQKLAIACAYLHNPRAILLDEPLTGLDPRGIRIMRESIKQRAAAGAAILVSSHLMSLVEGLCTHVLILSSGNQLFFGTIAEARSAYEELGGEASLEDVFFHATEGTRTQTEA, from the coding sequence GTGATTTCGGTCAGGGATTTCCACAAGACCTACGAAAAAACGGTGGCGGTACGTGGACTGTCGTTCGACGTTGAGCCGGGGCACATACTGGGATTGGTCGGTCCCAACGGTGCGGGGAAGACCACCACGATGCGGGCGATTGCCGGAATCTTGCCGCCGACGCACGGCAGGCTGTTGATTGCCGGGAATGACGTTGTGGAAACCCCCGTTGCTGCCAAACGGGAGCTTGCGTATGTCCCGGACGATCCGCACTTATTCGATGCATTGTCGGTTTGGGAGCATTTGGAGTTCATTGCTTCGGCCTATGAGGTTGCTGATTTGGAAACCGCGGGAGCAGCACTGCTGGAGCAATTCGAGCTGACCGAAAAACGAGACGCGTTCGCGCACGGGCTGTCGCGGGGCATGCGGCAAAAACTGGCCATTGCCTGCGCCTATCTGCACAATCCGCGGGCGATCCTGCTTGACGAGCCGTTGACTGGTTTAGATCCGCGGGGCATCCGCATCATGCGGGAGTCGATCAAGCAGCGCGCCGCAGCGGGGGCGGCAATACTAGTGAGTTCGCACTTGATGTCGTTGGTGGAAGGCTTGTGCACGCACGTGTTGATTCTCAGTTCGGGCAACCAGTTGTTTTTCGGAACCATCGCTGAAGCGCGTTCGGCTTACGAAGAGTTGGGTGGTGAAGCGTCGCTTGAGGACGTGTTCTTTCATGCAACCGAAGGCACACGAACGCAGACGGAGGCTTGA